Below is a window of candidate division WOR-3 bacterium DNA.
CGAAGTGTACAATATCGTGTTTCCGCAGTTCAATCAGTTGCCGGACGGTAGCCGTGTACCACTGAAGAACCGTGGCATTGACACCGGTATGGGACTGGAACGTCTGGCCCAGGTCTCGCAGGGCAGGAAGACGATATTTGACACCGACCTGTTCGCACCGATTGTGCGCGAGACCGTCAGAATCCTGCAAGAGGTAAAGAACAGCGAACCCGGAATCAGTACCGAGCAGCCTGAGGTCCGTACTCTGCTGAATGTCGTCGCCGACCATGCCCGGGCCCTGACGTTTGCGATTGCCGACGGCGCAATCCCATCAAACGAGGCGCGGGGCTACATTCTGCGCAGCATTCTGAGAAGGGCGCTCCTCTTCGCCCACCAGCAAGGTGTGCGGGAGCCGTTTCTCTTCCGGGTTTCCGGGGCCGTGGTTGAGCACATGAAGCAGTTCTACCCCGAGCTTGTGGCAAAGCGCGAACAGGCCGGACTCATCATCAAGTCCGAGGAAGAACGGTTCTTGCGCACACTTGACTGTGGCCTTGAGCTGTGGCAAGACGTGCTTGAGCAGCATCGCGCCGATGCCGTGATTCCGGGCGACGTTCTCTTCAAGCTGCACGACACTTACGGCTTCCACATCGAGCTGATCAAGGAACTGGCTCAGGATGCCAATGTCCGTCTCGATATCGAAGGCTTCGAGGCTGCGATGCAGGCACAGCGCGACCGGTCCAAGAAAGCAACTTTTATCAGTGCCGCCGAAGTGACCGCCGTGGTGAAGGAGACGAGGTTCGTCGGTTACGAGCGCGACGAAGTCGAAACCGAGCTGGTCGAGTTTCTGCCCTTAGAAGACCAGCAGCGTGAAGCAAAGCTGTATGAGGTCTATCTCCGGGATACGCCGTTCTACGCCGAGGCTGGAGGCCAGGTCGGTGACACCGGCACGATTGCCAGCAGCGACTTTGAGCTCGAGGTCCTGGATACCTACTACAAGCAGGGGGTAAGGGTCTCAAAGGCGAAGCTTGTTAAGGGCGAGATTGCGAAGGGCACGGTCGTTGCAACACTGGACCGCGAGCGACGCCGGGAAATCGAGCGGGCGCATACCGCAACTCATCTCTTGCACGCGGCCTTGCGCAGAATTGTCGGCGACTATGTAAGACAGGAAGGTTCGCTGGTTGAGCCAGGTCGGTTCCGGTTCGACTTCGCTTCCTTCGAGCCGTTGAGCGACGAGCAGTTGCACCGGGTTGAGAGCCTCGTCTATGATCAGATCGTCGCGGACCGCCCGGTCGAGCGAAAAACGGACGTGCCGTTAGAGCAGGCAAAAAAGATGGGCGCCGCGGCTTTCTTTGCCGAACAGTACGGCGAGAAGGTGACGGTTATCACGGTACCCGGGTTCTCAATGGAGCTGTGCGGCGGTACGCACCTGCGGTCAACTGGTGAAATCGGAATGTTTCGGATCATGTCTGAAACCGGGGTTGCGGCTGGCATCAGGCGCATCGAGGCACTCGTTGGCAAGGCCGCATTCCGGCGCTTCGCCGAGGAACGGGAGATTGTCCGACACCTGAAGAACACCCTGAACTCCAACGAAGAACTCCTGGCCCAAAAGGTAACTTCGTTGGTCGAAGAGACAAAGCGGCTTGAAACTAGGGTGAGAACGTTGTCCGGGCAGGTGGCGCGGCATAAGGCCGACGAACTCGCCCAGAAGGTGGAGTCGGTTGGCGGTGTGAACATCGTCACCGGCTACCTGCCAGAACTTGATCAGACTGAGCTTCGAATGGTTGCCGACCGGTTGCGGGAGAAAGTTCCGGCGCCATATGCCGGATTTCTCGCCGGCGGGACTGCGGCTGGTCGACTGCGCTATCTTGTTATTGTCAGCCCGGAACTGAGCCGGACGATATCAGCCGGGAACCTGGCAAAGACGGTAGGCCAGGCACTGGGTGGAGGTGGTGGCGGCCGGCCGGACATGGCCGAAGGCGGCGGCCAGGCTGACCGACTCGAAGCTGGACTCGCAACATTCCGCGCTGCGTTCTCGACCCCAGGCCGCCAGGTCGCTGACTCGGGTAACTCTGCCAATCCGTTACCGCCGGACTGACTCTACCGAGTCTGCTCGTCGTCTGCGAAGAAAATTCTTAACTAGACGCTTCGAAAGATTGCTGGCACAAAGTCTCTGGGCTGCTTGACCACCCCCTGCTGCCAACTATCATTGCTCGTGAAAAAGGAGGCCCAATGCTCAGGCTTCTTGCCATTCTTGTCTTTACGTCGGCGCTCGCTTCCGGCCTAACCCTTCGGCCGGTATCGGTTTCCCTATTTCCTCCGCTTTCAACCAACGGCGCCGGCAGCAGTAGTATTGAATCCCGCTTCTCGTTCAATGTCATTGGCGGCAACATCGGTGCGGTGCATGGCTTCGAGTTGGGCGGCGTGTTCAATATTGACCGGCTAAGCTCATCCGGCTGCCAACTGTCTGGGGTCTTCAACTACGTCGGCGGCACGATGCGTGGTGTGCAACTTGCTGCCATCAACATCACCGGCGGAGAGTTCCGGGGCGTACAGCTCGCCTCGTTCAACTTCACCGACGGCGAGTTCAAGGGATTGCAGCTCGGCTGCATCAACATCGCCGGCAACCTGGGCTCCGGGCTCCAGCTCGGCAACGTCAACGTTACGACCGACGTCAATGGTTTCCAACTCGGCAACGTCAACATCGGTCGTAACGTCTGGGGTGGTCAGGTCGGCAACGTGAACGTCTCCGGCATGGTCCGCGGCCTGCTTTTTGGCAACGTCAATGTCACCGGCGACTTTCGTGGCGTAATCGCCGGTAATGTCAACGTCACCCATGCCGGATCGGGATTCATGCTTGGCAATGTCAACATCTGCTCGTATCTTGATGGTGAGGCCCTGGGTAACGTCAGCATCATCGGTAACGGGTATAAGGCAATCTCGGTCTGGGCCGATGAGACCGGCCTGCCCCAGCTTGGTGCTAAACTTGGCTCCAAACACATCTACAGCCTGTTCGCGCTCGGTGTCGCACCGCTCGCCGACCCCGGTACCCGCTGGCTTCTCGCTCACGGACTCGGCGGCCACTTCCCACTCAAGAACACGCTCTTCTTCGACCTGGACCTAACCGGCTACGGCATGACCAGTGGTGAGGAACTAACGGATTGGAGGCTCGGCACAGACTTCTTCGCCAAACTGCGTCCCCAGCTCGGCTTCACAATCGGTCGCCGCGGTTCGATTGTGATTGGTCCCACCTTGAGCATGCGGCTCAAGGACAGTGAGGACCATGCGCGAATGACAACGATTGCCTTTGGATTCAAAGAAGGCTGGCTTTGGCAGGAAAAACTGTGGTACCAGGCATGGGCTGGGCTGATGGTCGGCATCCAGGTGAACTAGCGAAAGGACTCAGAAAACCCGGCGGTAAATATGGCGAAGGAAAAAGTGATGCGCACCTGGAAGATCGAAGAGCTGACCTGGATTGAGTTCAGGCAGCTTGTCCCGGATATGATTGACGCGGTACTCCTGCCCGTGGGCACGCTCGAAGCCCATGGCTGCATTGCGCTCGGCACTGACAACATCATCCCGGCCGCGATTGCTGAACGCATTGCACCCGGTCTGAACGCCCTTATTGCGCCGGTCATACCCTACGGCATCACTCGCTCACTTCTCGCCTATCCTGGCTCGACCAGCGTCACGCCCGACACGTTTGAACGCTATGTCTGGGAAGTGTGCACCAGCCTTGCCGACACCGGATTCCGCCGCATCGCCATCCTGAACGGCCACGGCGGCAATACCGAGCAACTCAAGAATATCTGCTTCAAGCTCTACCGCGACAAGAAGGTACTCAGCCTGGTCGTGGACTGGTGGGTGCACTGTGTAGAGGAAACCAGAGAAGTTTACGGTCACGAAGGCGGCCATGCCGGCACCGACGAAACCGCAATGATGCAGGCACTCCGACCCGAACTAGTGCGCATTGAATTATACAAGCCTGACCTTGCGGCCCAAGCCACGCCGGGGCTTATCACTTCTCCTTTCCCGGGCTCGATTATTCTCTACGAAAAAGACGAAGGTTACCCCGACTTCGACGCCAAGAAGGCCAAGAAGCTCCTGGACCTCGTCTGCGCCAAGCTCGAACTTTCCCTCTCCGAAGTCTTCCGGCGCTGGCAGACAATCCGCTGAAATTTGGGCAAGACCCCGGTACAGAGCATCCCGTGCCCGATTACGGCGCGACCGGACCGATGTTGAATACCTGGCTCCGGATCGCGGCGAGGACGTCCGGGTCCAGGCCGCGCGACTGCCACTTGTCTAGTAGTACCTTGGCAGCCAGGGCCAGGCTGTCGCCCGCAACATTCTTGCGTGTCAGTTTGAACAACTGCCGGGCATAGTCCAGATACCAGACGTAGTTGATGGTCTGAATCGCCCGCTCATTCAGGACCTCGCGGGTCATTTGTTCGACGTTGCACAGGGCGGTGATTGCCGCCTCGTAGCGTTCGAGCATCTTCGGCCGCTGGTCTTCGATCGCGGCCATCGCCCGGCCTACGTTGTATTTCCTGTCCCATTGCATTACTCTCTTTTCCGGACTCACAGACATATTGGCCTCCTTTCTGTTAGCGGACTTTTCGACCGGTTCCACCCAACCTGCCTTTGTTGTCCTGCCTTCACCAAGTTATATGGACATGGGTGCCGCTTTTGCCCAGGGAATCTCCAGTAAGCCTGCCGTTTCTCCGAATACAGGCCCTAACCACTTGTCCTTCAGCGAGTTGCCTGTAGTTACCTGGTGCTGAGTTTCGCACCGCTTATGGCAGGGGAAGTGACTCCCCCACTTACTTGCCGGGCTGGACGCGCTGTGATTCGTGTTCACAAGTGGCCGGAAAGTTCGGGCTAAACTATGTCCAAGAACCGTGCAGCTAGATGGCGCGCCAGCAGCTTCGCCGGTCCGAACCAGAGTTCAGCCGGGAACCGTGCCGGCAATTACAGGTACTTCAGTTAGGCGACCGGCTCAGCTTCGTACCCGGACTGGAAGACCACTACCTGCTGCAAGTTTCTGAGTTCTTTCCGGGAATCTAGCTATCAGTTTGCTGAACCGGCTTCTGTCCAGCGGCTTCAGGTTCAGCGCCCTGATGTCGCAACTGGCCCGGCCCAGCGACACAAGATAAAGAAGGTCGGCCAGCGCCTTTTCCGGCCAGGCCACATATAGAGAGTCCTGCTGCTCATAGCCGAAGAATAGGTCCTGGCGCAGCTGGCGGTACTCTATCTCAGTATCCGCGAGCTTCAGGCGGCGAGACCGGCGGGACGTGGCAAAGGTAAGCGCGTACGGCATCTGACTCTGGACTCCGTACCGCGCCAAGGCCGACTCAAACGAAAGGTAGGAAGGGAAGTAGTACGCGTTGCCCAGCCGTTCGAGGTCCGGCGCAACGTCAGGCAGACCGTAGAGCCCGGTTCCGATACGCTTCAGCAGCCCGGCCTTTGTCCAGCGTGCAAGAAACACGCGCAGACTCCCGGCTGAATGTCCGGTGACCTTGGCCAGGTCCGCGGTGGTGTAGTACGTTTTCCCCAGCCGCCGCAGGGCTTCAAGTACGTCACGCCTCACTTTGCTAGCTCCTCGACAACCGGGTAATAGCTCCTCGGCAGGTACTTGCGCAGGTCTCGCCTGAGTACCCGCACGTCAAACCGGGGGAGCTCGGCCGGAAGACTGCGGCCCGTCGCCTGTGCTATGAACCACAGGTCAAAAAGATCCCTGGCTGCCTTGCGCTCGGCCAGCGCGGCCAGTTTGTCTTTCCGGATTGCCTCGGCCGTCGCCACTCGCGCCAGCACCTTCAAGGGCGAGCAGGGTGAGGAAAGGAGACGGAGCTCGTTCGCCTCTGACCCGGGCCTGCGCCGGCTCACTTCAATCACTTGGCGGAACGGCCGCTCCAGCACCGCATCCCTGATGCGGAACTCGGCCAGAAACGTCCGGCGCTTCTCGGCCAGGTCAGTCAGTTCAAGGTCTGAATAGGCCATGCGGACCTGGCAGATTGATGACTCAAACGCGCGAAAGCCCATCGCCTTCGCGAGCGAGAAGTCCAGGTCGTCAGAAAACCGCGGCGAGCCGTACGCCAGGCGCAGTGCGGTACCGCCCTTGAACACCAGCCGCACGCCGGCCGGCGTGCCGAGCAGGACGCGCAACACCGCCAATTCCCAGTACTCGCGCACCACCGACTCGACGGCAATACCGAGCTCTGCGGCCAGCCTCAGTGCTATTGATAGTTCCATATTAGTTATCAGAAATGCTAATACTGCGTGAATATTATCATATGTCGGCAAGTTGTCAAGTCAGCCCGCACGGAGCGCGTGCAGGACGGCACTCGCTGCTTCTCTGGCGTTCTTTCTGGTCTATCCTGGCGCTCTTGGCGGTCTGTCGGTCTTCGGTAAGTGAGTGCCCGCGGTCAGCGGGCCACGGCGCGGGCAAGGCCGCGGGCGATGGCGAGGGCCCGCCTGACGACCGAGACCGGGTCCGGGCCGACCAGGAAGAACAAGGGCTCCTTGCCCCAGCCGCGTGTCTCGTAGAATACCGGCGGCACCTTGCCACCCGCGGCCTCGACCAGGAACTTCACCTTCCACGGAATCGAGCCTTTGTCCTTGCCGATAAGTACCTTTGGTTCGAGCGTACGGTCAATGCACCCGAACCCAAGGCCGTTCTCGGCGCAATAGCCTTTCACGTACTCGTGGATGGCTTCGTTCCAGCGGAAGTTCAGACCAGCGCGGACACTCGGGTCATACTTGCGTGCTTCCAGCATCAGCCGGGCCATATGGTCAGACACGCCCGGCCGAATCGGACCCGACGCCCTGGGCTTACCGGCTACCACCGTGATTCTACCGTCAACGCCCAACACCTGTTCGGGTCTGACCGCATCGTTGGGCACAAGCACGACATTGACGCGCACCTCCGGCACAAGCATGGCAAACTCGCGGCAGGATTCGAGCAGGCGGACGGCGCGCTCCAAGCGCTGCTTTGGGGAATAGGCCCTATTTGACCTGCGCCCGGCCTTCACCGCATCTTCTCCAGCGACTTGAAGTACGCGGCCCAAAACGGGTCCACGACCGGATGGACCAGCGGCTTCTCGCGGCCGTTCTCCACAAGCACCATTCCCTTGCGCGTGACCTCACCCACCACCGCGGCCGGAATGCGCTTCTTCTTGAGCGCGGAAAGGACTTTGTCCGCTTTCTGTGGCCGGCACATTATGATAAGCGTTCCCTCGCTGATTGACTTGTACGGGTCAATGCCGTACAGGTCGCATATCTCCGCGACGCACGGCATCACCGGTATCTGCTCTTTCACCACCCGCACGCCGAAACCGCCGGCCTGGGCCATCTCGTACAATCCGCCCCACAGCCCGCATTCGGTCGCGTCGTGCATCGCGGTCACACCCTTCTGCCGCGTGCCGACGCTGATTGCCGCGAGCGCATCCTCGACTACTGACATCTGCCAGAAAAGCCTTTCTGCTTTCCGGGCAAACGCCTCACCGTACTTCTCGGCCAGCTTCTGGGGAAACATTGCGGCGAAAATCCCCGACGCCTCGATGGCCGGTCCTTTGGTCACAATGATGGCATCTCCTGGCCGGGCAAACCTGGGCGAGACGTAGTCGGAAAGACCGCCCTCAGCCAGCACTGTCGCGCCACCCACCATCGGGTATCCGCAGTTGCCGTACCGTGCCGTATGGCCTGTTACTACCGAGACTCCGTAGCGCTTGCACTCCCGATGGATTGTCTTCCAGACGATTTCCAGTTGTTCTTCGGTAATCTGCATTGGTAGATTGAAGTCAATGGCAAGGTAGGTTGGCGCCAACCCGCTCGTCACCACGTCTGAAAGCAGAATGTGAATAGCAAACCACGCCGCGCGTTCCCACCCGTATTCGGGCACAATGAACACCGG
It encodes the following:
- a CDS encoding nucleotidyl transferase AbiEii/AbiGii toxin family protein, whose amino-acid sequence is MELSIALRLAAELGIAVESVVREYWELAVLRVLLGTPAGVRLVFKGGTALRLAYGSPRFSDDLDFSLAKAMGFRAFESSICQVRMAYSDLELTDLAEKRRTFLAEFRIRDAVLERPFRQVIEVSRRRPGSEANELRLLSSPCSPLKVLARVATAEAIRKDKLAALAERKAARDLFDLWFIAQATGRSLPAELPRFDVRVLRRDLRKYLPRSYYPVVEELAK
- a CDS encoding creatininase family protein, with the protein product MAKEKVMRTWKIEELTWIEFRQLVPDMIDAVLLPVGTLEAHGCIALGTDNIIPAAIAERIAPGLNALIAPVIPYGITRSLLAYPGSTSVTPDTFERYVWEVCTSLADTGFRRIAILNGHGGNTEQLKNICFKLYRDKKVLSLVVDWWVHCVEETREVYGHEGGHAGTDETAMMQALRPELVRIELYKPDLAAQATPGLITSPFPGSIILYEKDEGYPDFDAKKAKKLLDLVCAKLELSLSEVFRRWQTIR
- a CDS encoding AIR synthase family protein, which gives rise to MKEKLPEIGKISQQVFEELIYPRLGAKSRNVLVGPMHGVDTGIVRIGNRAVAMTTDPVFIVPEYGWERAAWFAIHILLSDVVTSGLAPTYLAIDFNLPMQITEEQLEIVWKTIHRECKRYGVSVVTGHTARYGNCGYPMVGGATVLAEGGLSDYVSPRFARPGDAIIVTKGPAIEASGIFAAMFPQKLAEKYGEAFARKAERLFWQMSVVEDALAAISVGTRQKGVTAMHDATECGLWGGLYEMAQAGGFGVRVVKEQIPVMPCVAEICDLYGIDPYKSISEGTLIIMCRPQKADKVLSALKKKRIPAAVVGEVTRKGMVLVENGREKPLVHPVVDPFWAAYFKSLEKMR
- a CDS encoding thiamine-phosphate synthase family protein; translated protein: MERAVRLLESCREFAMLVPEVRVNVVLVPNDAVRPEQVLGVDGRITVVAGKPRASGPIRPGVSDHMARLMLEARKYDPSVRAGLNFRWNEAIHEYVKGYCAENGLGFGCIDRTLEPKVLIGKDKGSIPWKVKFLVEAAGGKVPPVFYETRGWGKEPLFFLVGPDPVSVVRRALAIARGLARAVAR
- the alaS gene encoding alanine--tRNA ligase is translated as MNHRELRRTFLEFYAKREHKIVPSLSLIPRDDPTLLFTSAGMVQFKPLWAGTVELPYRRACSIQKCLRATDLPQVGRTPRHCTFFEMMGNFSFGDYFKAEAIPWAWEYLTEVVKLDRERLSVSVFEEDDEAYEVWHKKVGLEERRIFRLTAKDNFWGPAGGTGACGPCSEIYADLGPEFGCGKETCAPGCDCDRWSEVYNIVFPQFNQLPDGSRVPLKNRGIDTGMGLERLAQVSQGRKTIFDTDLFAPIVRETVRILQEVKNSEPGISTEQPEVRTLLNVVADHARALTFAIADGAIPSNEARGYILRSILRRALLFAHQQGVREPFLFRVSGAVVEHMKQFYPELVAKREQAGLIIKSEEERFLRTLDCGLELWQDVLEQHRADAVIPGDVLFKLHDTYGFHIELIKELAQDANVRLDIEGFEAAMQAQRDRSKKATFISAAEVTAVVKETRFVGYERDEVETELVEFLPLEDQQREAKLYEVYLRDTPFYAEAGGQVGDTGTIASSDFELEVLDTYYKQGVRVSKAKLVKGEIAKGTVVATLDRERRREIERAHTATHLLHAALRRIVGDYVRQEGSLVEPGRFRFDFASFEPLSDEQLHRVESLVYDQIVADRPVERKTDVPLEQAKKMGAAAFFAEQYGEKVTVITVPGFSMELCGGTHLRSTGEIGMFRIMSETGVAAGIRRIEALVGKAAFRRFAEEREIVRHLKNTLNSNEELLAQKVTSLVEETKRLETRVRTLSGQVARHKADELAQKVESVGGVNIVTGYLPELDQTELRMVADRLREKVPAPYAGFLAGGTAAGRLRYLVIVSPELSRTISAGNLAKTVGQALGGGGGGRPDMAEGGGQADRLEAGLATFRAAFSTPGRQVADSGNSANPLPPD